The following DNA comes from Chitinophaga nivalis.
CGGCTTTGGCGGCAATCAGCTCGTGCACAAAATGAGAATCCGGGTGCGTAGATACATACCAGTTAGCTACTTTATAATCAACAAAATGTTGTTCTTCCAGGTTAAACCGGTATACCGGTATCCATTCGTTATGTAATAAAATTTCCAGCAGGTAAATATCTCCTTCCTGCAGTATTCTGAATTTTTCGTGTCTGGTTTGCTGGATAATATCCGGCTGAAACAACAACGGGGAGGTGAGCGTAACGGCGCCAAATCCAACATCCGCTATATAGCGTTGCCCATCCAGCGTAATGAGCAGCAACATATGGGTTTTAGTACTGACCTGGTCGGGCGGCAACGTCCATGATACACGGGCTGCCAGTCCTGCTACCTGAAATCCCAGCCGGGTTAGCACTTCTTTAAACAGCAGGTTTTGCTCATAGCAATAGCCGCCCCGGTTTTCATAAATCAGTTTCTGTGCAATAGCCGGCATGTCCAGCTTCACTTCGCAGGCAGTAAACGGATTGATGTTTTCAAAGGGAATATACTGCGGGTGCAGGTAATGCAACTCCTGCAAAGTATCGAGGGTAGCGGTCGCGGAACCGGTATAATGAATACGATCAAAATAATCCTGGAGATGCATATGGATAGATTTTAGATAAGATGTCCGGAGATGGGTTATAAACGCGCGGCTTGCCGCTGATAATCGAATTGCAGATCTTCATGTAAATGTGTAATGGCTTTATTTATTTTTTTCTGTTGCTGTGCATACAGATTAGCCAGCGCCGTGCTGGTATGCTGCAACAAACCGGAGGATTTCAGTTGCGCACAGAAATGCAGCAGCACTTCTACCTCCACCTGCCGGGAGCCGGTATAACGGATAAATTTGGCGGCAGTACGTAATACCTTACGCAGTTTTTTCATAGCGATATAAAAATTATCGTTGGCCAATGCGGCGAATCCTTCGTCTATCATCTCTTTGATGGACTCAATATAGGTTTGTTCGGAGGATGCCTCAAACAACAGATATGTCAGTAATTCTTTATTGTCTTTCTTATACCTGGCCAGCCGTAAGCACAAAGTGACCAGCTGTGCAGGCGGAAGCGCCTGTAATTCCTGCTTTAATTCATGGATGGTTGCTGCTTTCATGCCCATAGCCCTTCTCTTGTAATTGTTCTGTAACGAAGTTACAACCTATACCAACAGGTTGCGTCACAAAAATAAGGTGATTGCAGCTTTCTGTTGCCCGACACGATAAAATCCGTAGAGGAAATTGCACCTGTGACGGTTAAAAAGGCGGGAGTCATCTATTTGTGCGGTCAGACCGGCAATAGGTATAATATACATTCGTTTCTTTGGTGGATAAATAAAGTTCTTATGAAGAAACCATCTTTGCTTTTGCTTTTGACTTTGATCACTTTACAGCTTAGCTTCCCGGCCAGCGCACAAAAAATCCACTATGGGCTGAAAGCGGAGCTGAATATGTTTAATGTGGAAGGCAAGGGGATCTCTGCTTCCTATAATCCCGGCGGACGCCTGGGTGTTTTTGCTATCTATGATTTCGCCCGGCACTGGGGTATCCAGCCAGAACTTTTAGTGACACAGGCAGTTGCCAAACGCGGCGATAATTTCAGCACCTATTATGTGAATGGCAGTAATCCGGATGCAAAGAAAAATGCAAAACTCAGTTATATCACTATACCTATATTGTTTCGCTACAACCTGAACGAGCAGTTTACTTTTAATGCCGGTCCGCAATACAGCCTCTTGTTTTATGATAACGAGAATTTTGTTCGCAACAACCGGTCCGCATTTAAGCGGAATGATGTTGGCATTGTGGCAGGTGTTACCTTCAATCTCGACAATGTACATTTCTCCGGCCG
Coding sequences within:
- a CDS encoding arylamine N-acetyltransferase family protein — translated: MHLQDYFDRIHYTGSATATLDTLQELHYLHPQYIPFENINPFTACEVKLDMPAIAQKLIYENRGGYCYEQNLLFKEVLTRLGFQVAGLAARVSWTLPPDQVSTKTHMLLLITLDGQRYIADVGFGAVTLTSPLLFQPDIIQQTRHEKFRILQEGDIYLLEILLHNEWIPVYRFNLEEQHFVDYKVANWYVSTHPDSHFVHELIAAKAGPGVRYTLRNGVFTTHYLSGEKDRQRLISGAAVKAVLNNLFGIPVGNIGELDEALERIFNTPASA
- a CDS encoding porin family protein, which codes for MKKPSLLLLLTLITLQLSFPASAQKIHYGLKAELNMFNVEGKGISASYNPGGRLGVFAIYDFARHWGIQPELLVTQAVAKRGDNFSTYYVNGSNPDAKKNAKLSYITIPILFRYNLNEQFTFNAGPQYSLLFYDNENFVRNNRSAFKRNDVGIVAGVTFNLDNVHFSGRYVYGFSDVNNIDDRYEWKTRQIQLGVGVTLR